From a single Rosa rugosa chromosome 7, drRosRugo1.1, whole genome shotgun sequence genomic region:
- the LOC133723416 gene encoding uncharacterized protein LOC133723416 — MRIRKRQVPLPLSSLSPVPLPDPHLLNLNHCSSSPPLVQQQQQQRIHHDPKPSQRLDHVGPLPHPQPSDHPNRPRPIGAASNDGCDFSGELKKGNYCSETLKGEDEDGSRDQAEEKGNDTRKGSTLGAETVSGFPSESSSSSHRVLGRWFEGEKAFPFKKRRGSFGEATRMEKEKKLTQTKMDKKCDGQQCDDKKQEDRVITKEILDHTVGSCTSPKKRARGNAIMEGSRCSRVNGRGWRCCQQTLVGYSLCEHHLGKGRLRSLNSVRSRSFASSVGSIETKSKQLSKPSCLDLPKEEERKPDMLLDVNHHGEDQRHENEYGEEKKPLVVTKKRMKLGIVKARSMSSLLGQTNSATAVDDENNK; from the exons ATGAGGATCCGGAAAAGACAGGTCCCGTTAcccctctcttctctctcgccCGTGCCTCTACCAGATCCCCACCTCCTCAACCTCAACCACTGCTCATCATCACCTCCCCTggtgcaacaacaacaacaacaacgtaTCCACCACGATCCAAAACCCTCCCAACGACTTGATCATGTGGGCCCTCTCCCACATCCTCAGCCGTCTGATCATCCCAATCGCCCCCGGCCGATTGGAGCAGCGAGCAACGACGGCTGTGATTTTTCCGGGGAGCTGAAGAAGGGAAATTACTGCTCG GAGACATTGAAAGGGGAAGACGAAGATGGATCAAGAGATCAGGCAGAGGAGAAGGGTAATGATACCAG GAAGGGAAGCACATTGGGTGCAGAAACTGTATCTGGGTTTCCTTCAGAATCATCAAGTTCTTCTCATCGAG TTCTTGGGAGATGGTTTGAGGGAGAGAAAGCGTTCCCATTCAAGAAGCGAAGAGGGAGCTTCGGGGAGGCGACGAGaatggagaaggagaagaaattaACGCAGACCAAGATGGACAAGAAATGTGATGGTCAACAGTGTGATGATAAGAAGCAAGAAGATAGAGTAATTACGAAAGAAATCCTCGACCATACTGTTGGTAGTTGTACGAGTCCAAAGAAGAGAGCAAGAGGCAATGCAATAATGGAGGGATCGAGGTGCAGTCGAGTTAACGGAAGAGGATGGAGGTGTTGTCAACAGACACTTGTCGGGTACTCTCTTTGCGAGCATCACTTGGGCAAAGGAAGGCTTAGGAGCTTGAACAGCGTCCGAAGTCGCTCTTTTGCGAGTTCTGTTGGATCCATAGAGACCAAGTCCAAGCAATTATCAAAACCCTCGTGTTTGGATCTGCCAAAGGAAGAAGAGCGTAAACCTGATATGCTACTAGATGTCAATCATCATGGTGAAGATCAACGACACGAAAATGAATACGGTGAAGAGAAAAAGCCGTTGGTGGTTACGAAGAAGAGAATGAAACTCGGTATTGTAAAGGCACGATCCATGAGCAGCTTGCTTGGACAAACGAACAGTGCAACTGCAGTGGATGATGAGAATAACAAGTAG
- the LOC133723040 gene encoding uncharacterized mitochondrial protein AtMg00810-like — MEGIDYHETFSPTAKIISVRCLLSLAAAQNWSIHQLDVHNAFLHGDLDEEIFMSPPPGLRRQGENLADYSLFTHKQGKSFTALLIYVDDILITGNDPITISALKNFLNSRFRIKDLGDLKYFLGIEVSHSKNGIYISQRKYALEIISDAGLLGVAPVDTPMERGLKLSNKGDLLKDASSYRRLVGRLIYLTITRPDNTYSVHVLSRFMHEPRKPHMEAALRVVRYLKNTPGQGLFFSSQSDFRLRAYCDSDWAGCPMTRRSTTGYCVFFGSSLISWKSKRQKTVSLSSAEAEYRSITGACCELTWLRSLLRYLNILHSKPALLYCDNRAALQIAANPVFHERTRHIEMDCHYIRDKIQDGSVATKHVSSSFQLADVFTKALEKEVFIPLIRKLGARDIHSPT; from the exons ATGGAAGGTATCGATTATCATGAAACTTTCTCCCCTACTGCAAAGATTATTTCTGTTCGGTGCTTGTTATCTTTGGCTGCTGCTCAAAATTGGTCCATTCATCAGTTAGATGTCCATAATGCTTTTTTACATGGTGATCTTGATGAGGAAATTTTCATGTCTCCTCCTCCTGGTCTTCGGCGACAGGGGGAGAACTTA GCAGATTACTCGTTATTTACTCATAAACAGGGGAAGTCATTCACTGCTTTAttgatatatgttgatgacatattAATCACTGGTAATGATCCCATCACCATTTCTGCTTTAAAGAACTTTCTCAACAGCCGCTTTCGCATTAAGGATCTTGGTGATTTAAAGTATTTTCTTGGCATAGAAGTTTCTCATTCCAAGAATGGAATCTATATTTCTCAGAGAAAGTATGCATTGGAAATTATCAGTGATGCAGGTTTATTGGGAGTAGCTCCCGTTGATACTCCTATGGAGCGTGGTTTGAAATTATCTAACAAAGGAGATTTACTTAAGGATGCTTCAAGCTACAGAAGATTGGTTGGCAGATTGATCTATCTCACTATCACAAGGCCTGATAATACTTACTCAGTGCATGTGTTGAGCAGGTTTATGCATGAGCCACGCAAACCTCACATGGAAGCAGCTTTGCGAGTTGTTCGCTATCTCAAGAATACGCCAGGACAAGGGCTGTTCTTTTCTTCACAAAGTGATTTTAGACTTCGTGCTTATTGTGATTCTGATTGGGCTGGTTGTCCCATGACTCGAAGATCCACTACGGGCTATTGTGTCTTTTTTGGTTCCTCGttaatttcttggaaatcaAAGAGACAAAAGACAGTTTCACTCTCTTCTGCTGAGGCGGAATATAGATCAATAACAGGAGCTTGTTGTGAGTTGACATGGTTGAGGAGTCTTCTCAGATATTTAAATATTCTTCATTCTAAGCCTGCTTTGTTGTATTGTGACAATAGAGCAGCTTTGCAAATTGCAGCTAATCCTGTCTTTCATGAAAGGACCAGACACATTGAAATGGATTGTCACTATATAAGGGACAAGATTCAAGATGGTTCAGTAGCTACAAAGCATGTGAGTTCTTCCTTTCAATTAGCTGATGTTTTCACGAAAGCCTTGGAAAAGGAAGTTTTCATTCCTTTGATTCGCAAGTTGGGAGCTCGCGAcattcactctccaacttga